In Gossypium raimondii isolate GPD5lz chromosome 12, ASM2569854v1, whole genome shotgun sequence, a single window of DNA contains:
- the LOC105763256 gene encoding disease resistance RPP13-like protein 4 — translation MADAIVSVFLEKLLNTLAEEGLYVTKFREQFEKLQTELQLMQCFLKDADRLKRKNDTINKVLAVLRELIYEAEDILADCQLQSRDDALFSNGCLTCISPPVLHFKHQNGKRINEIIGEITQIKQNIQSLLGGALLFQPNAINGKDQMPRWSSQVYDHTMVVGLEADTKKIKDWLFEAASEGKQEILAIGVVGMGGLGKTTIAQKVFNIEKEIDDHFDRRMWVSVSQTFTEEQIMRSMLRNLGDASVGDDANELLKKINQYLLGKRYLIVMDDVWGEDVAWWRRISQGLPKGNGSCVIITTRNERVSRKMGVKETRIHRPKFLNKDYSWLLFQKIAFAASEGQCIYPDLEDVGKEIVDKCEGLPLAIKAVGGMMLCKASYYHEWRRIADHFRDELAENDDSVMASLQLSYDELPPYLKSCFLSFSLYPEDCVITKQQVVHWWIGEGFVRLRSGRSSTDAGEDCFSGLINRCLIEVVDKTYNGTILTCKMHDMVRELVIKIAKDDAFSVTNKTNCRHSGITNNMDRKQLTANPKLRGLVSTTKSGEVNKIESSTAKKLSEFRYLRVLDVSKSIFELPIGSLLFHIGSLHHLTYLSLSNTHPLIELPASLEKLTNLQILDLSYCQNLRTLPHNLITLNKLKVLDVSNCGSLECLPKGLGRLSNLEVLLGFRPARSSHGCRIGELRNLTRLRILGLHLTHADEVEENEVNAMANLRDLENLSISCFDSHGSDLTSKLDKLYPPQQLYELSLKFYPGKMSPAWLNPIALPLLKYLSISSGNLANVNQNFWGYNNIVWKIQGLMLESLSDLELEWPMLQEAMQSLRIVNVSWCPELVSFPIDDVGFRGGVWIKG, via the coding sequence ATGGCGGATGCAATTGTCAGTGTGTTCTTGGAGAAGCTTTTAAACACTCTTGCAGAGGAAGGCCTCTATGTGACTAAATTCAGGGAACAATTTGAAAAACTACAAACTGAGCTTCAATTGATGCAGTGCTTCCTCAAGGACGCAGATAGGTTGAAGAGGAAGAACGATACTATAAACAAGGTCTTGGCCGTTCTGCGAGAGTTGATTTATGAAGCTGAAGATATACTAGCGGATTGCCAACTTCAATCAAGGGATGATGCCTTATTCTCCAATGGCTGCTTAACTTGTATCTCTCCACCAGTCCTTCATTTCAAGCATCAAAATGGGAAGCGTATCAATGAAATTATTGGGGAAATTACCCAGATTAAACAGAACATCCAATCACTCCTTGGGGGGGCCCTTTTGTTCCAACCAAATGCCATAAATGGAAAGGACCAAATGCCCAGATGGAGCTCTCAAGTGTATGATCACACTATGGTTGTTGGACTAGAAGCTGATACTAAGAAGATTAAAGACTGGTTATTTGAAGCGGCTAGTGAAGGGAAGCAGGAAATACTAGCAATTGGAGTTGTTGGAATGGGTGGATTGGGCAAGACCACAATTGCTCAGAAAGTGTTcaatattgaaaaagaaatagatgATCACTTTGATAGGAGAATGTGGGTTTCAGTCTCTCAGACATTTACTGAAGAACAAATCATGAGAAGTATGTTGAGAAATTTAGGTGATGCTAGTGTGGGGGATGATGCAAATGAACTGTTGAAAAAGATAAACCAATATCTCTTAGGCAAGAGGTATTTGATCGTGATGGATGATGTGTGGGGTGAAGATGTTGCGTGGTGGCGACGAATTTCTCAAGGGCTGCCTAAAGGAAACGGTAGTTGCGTCATCATCACAACGAGAAATGAGAGGGTTTCAAGGAAGATGGGAGTGAAGGAGACAAGGATCCATAGACCTAAATTCCTCAACAAAGATTACAGTTGGCTTCTGTTTCAGAAGATAGCCTTTGCTGCAAGTGAAGGTCAGTGTATCTATCCCGATTTAGAAGATGTTGGAAAAGAGATAGTCGACAAGTGTGAGGGTCTTCCCTTGGCTATCAAAGCTGTGGGAGGAATGATGCTTTGTAAAGCATCATACTATCATGAATGGAGGCGAATCGCAGATCATTTTCGAGATGAATTGGCAGAAAATGATGACTCTGTCATGGCTTCATTGCAATTGAGTTATGATGAGCTCCCTCCTTACTTGAAGTCATGCTTCCTTAGTTTCTCTCTTTATCCGGAGGACTGTGTCATAACAAAACAGCAAGTAGTTCATTGGTGGATTGGTGAGGGATTTGTCCGATTGAGAAGTGGCAGATCTTCAACTGATGCTGGTGAAGATTGTTTCTCAGGGTTGATAAATCGATGCTTGATAGAGGTTGTCGACAAGACTTACAATGGAACAATTTTAACTTGCAAAATGCATGATATGGTTCGCGAATTGGTCATTAAAATAGCAAAAGATGACGCCTTTTCCGTAACAAATAAGACTAATTGCCGCCACTCTGGGATTACCAACAACATGGACAGAAAACAGCTTACTGCTAATCCAAAGTTAAGGGGATTGGTGTCCACAACCAAAAGTGGTGAAGTCAACAAGATTGAATCAAGTACTGCAAAGAAACTTAGTGAGTTCCGATACTTGAGAGTTCTGGATGTTTCAAAATCAATCTTTGAATTGCCTATTGGTAGCTTGTTATTTCATATCGGTTCACTTCATCATCTAACTTATCTCAGTTTAAGCAACACTCATCCTTTGATTGAACTCCCAGCTTCCTTGGAAAAACTCACCAACCTTCAGATTTTGGACTTGAGTTATTGTCAGAATCTTAGAACTTTGCCTCATAACCTCATTACATTAAATAAGCTCAAGGTTTTAGATGTCAGTAATTGTGGTTCACTTGAATGCTTGCCGAAAGGTTTGGGGAGGCTTTCAAACCTTGAAGTGTTGTTGGGATTTAGACCTGCAAGATCTAGCCATGGTTGCCGTATCGGAGAATTAAGGAACTTGACACGATTGAGGATACTTGGATTACATCTAACACATGCTGATGAAGTTGAAGAGAATGAGGTTAATGCAATGGCGAACCTACGTGATCTGGAGAATCTGTCAATAAGTTGCTTTGATAGTCATGGGAGTGATCTAACCTCAAAACTTGACAAACTCTATCCGCCACAACAACTCTATGAGTTGTCCCTCAAGTTCTATCCAGGAAAGATGAGTCCTGCTTGGCTCAATCCTATAGCACTTCCTTTGCTCAAGTACCTCTCAATCTCATCTGGAAATCTTGCAAATGTGAATCAAAACTTTTGGGGATACAACAACATTGTTTGGAAGATACAAGGGTTAATGTTGGAATCACTGTCAGATTTGGAATTAGAATGGCCAATGTTGCAAGAAGCGATGCAAAGTTTGAGAATTGTGAATGTTAGTTGGTGTCCAGAATTGGTGTCTTTCCCAATTGATGATGTTGGCTTCAGAGGTGGAGTATGGATCAAGGGATAA